The Cryptosporangium phraense region GCTGCCCGACCCGATGCGCACCGAGGGCTCCCCGCAGCACATCGAGACCGCGATCGACGCCAGCCTCTACCGGCTCGGCGACGACGTCATCGACCTCTACTACCTGCACCGGGTCGACCCGCTGGTCCCGCTGGCGGAGACCTGGGGCGCGCTGGCCGACCTGGTCGAGAAGGGCAAGGTCCGGCACCTCGGCCTGTGCGAGGTCACGCCCGAGCAGGCGGCCGAGGCGCACGCGATCCACCCGGTCTCCGCGGTCCAGTCCGAGTTCTCGCTGTGGATGCGCGATCCGCTCGACAGCGGCGTGATCGACTGGTGCGCCCGCCACGGCGCCGCCTTCGTGCCGTACGCGCCGCTCGGCCGCGGGCCGCTGACCGGCGCGGTCACCGCGGCCGACACCGACGACGGCGCGCTGAGCGCGATCCGGCTGGTGGCCGCGCGGCACCGCGCCACCCCGGCCCAGGTCGCGATCGCCTGGGCGCTGGCCCAGGGCGAGCACGTGATCCCGATCCCGGGCACCAAGCACCGCCGCTACCTGCAGGAGAACGTCGGGGCGGCCCGGCTCGCGCTCGAGCCCGACGACCTACACGCGCTGGAACCCCTGCTCCACCGCTGACCGGCGGAAGTACCCCAGGGCCAGCACCGCGAGGATCCCCAGGCAGAGCGCGCCGACTCCGCCGACCAGGTACAGCAGCGTCCGCGGCGGTCCGCTCGGCGCCACCGGCACCATCGCGGGCACGATCAGCTCGGCGACGACCTGGGGATCGTCGACGCTCTGGCGCACCCCGGCCCGGGCCAGCGCGTTGGCGACGTCGGCGCCGGCCTCGGCGTCCGGACCGCTCACCACGACCCGGATGTTCACGGTGGCCGGCTGCTGGGCCACCGTGGTGCTCTTGGCGACCGCGGACGGACGCTCGCCCAGCACCGTGGCGACGTCGTCGAGCGTCGCCGGGGCGGACAGGTACGCCACGTACCGGCTGGTCGCAAGCGTCAGGTCGTCGGAGCCGACCTCGCCGGGGTCGCGCGGCGAGAGGCTGAGCACGGCCGTGCTCGTGTACATGTCGGGCTGCGCGCGCACGTAGCCGACGGTCGTCGCGGCCAGGCACAGGATCAGCGCGACGACCAGCGCGAACGGTGACCCCCGGTTCATCGCGCGACCGCCCCCTCCAGAGGCCGCTCCACGGCGTCGGCCGGTGGCGCCTCCGGTGGGGAGGCCGGGCGCCGACGGCGGGCCGCCACCAGCCCGATGGCCGCCACCAGCAGCGCACTCACGCCGGCCCCGGCCAGCACCAGGGGCGGGAACACCGGCCCGAACACCGGGGCCGCGCCCGGCCGCCGGGTCACCGCCACCGACCCGAGCGGCGTCGGCACCTGTTCACCGGCCGTGAGCAGCGCCGACCCGTCGTCGGAGTAGGTGATCGCCTCGCCCTGCGGGGCGCGGCCGAGCGCGAGCCGCCGCGGAACGCCGTTACGCAGGGCCTGGACCACGTCCCCGTCGGGCGCGTCCCACTCCAGCGCCGCGCCGTGGGTCCGCACGACGAACCGGACGCCGTCCGGCGAGACCGCGCCGCCGGTGATCGCGAGCGCGGCGCCGGTGCGGCCGGGCAGCCACGGGCGGAGGTCGAGCGAGCCGGCCCGGCGCAGCGTCGTGACCGGCTGCAGCGGGGCGTCGGCCTCGTAGACCGGCGCGACCCCGGAGGTCGTCTTGCCGATCAGGACGATCTGCCCGGTCAGCGTCACCAGCATCGCCTCGACGTCGTGGGTGCCGTCCGGGTAGCGCAGGTCGTACCGGCTGACCGCGTTGACGGTCGGGATCGGGTTCTGGCGGGTCACCGGGATGCCGGCCCGGGCCGAGTCGAGCGTCCGCCCCGGTACCCAGCGGTAGAGCGAGACGGCCAGGCGCGGGCTGGTGTTGCCGCCGATGTCGCCGAGCCAGAGCGCGCCGTCGGCGGCCACTCCGACGTCCTCGAGGTCGACGGCCTTCTCGCCGTACCCGCGCAGGGTGGCGGCGGGATCGTGCGCGGCGGGCAGCGTGAGGATCGTCTGCCGGATCGCCCGGCACTGCGCGTCGAGCTGCCAGACCGTGACCGGCGCGGTGTCGTTGACGACGAACAGCGCGCCGCGGCTGGCCGCCATCCCGCTGATCTGGTCGAGCCGGGGATCGGTGACCGTGCAGCGCGTCGCGGGCCGGCCGTACGTCGTGTGCGTGTCGTCGGCGTGGGCCGGGGCCGGCAGCAGAGCCGGCAGGGCCATCAGCGAGGCGGCGACGAGCGACGTCAGGCGCCTTCCCGGAACGACCATCCGCGCGTTGCCTCCACGTGCCCGCGCCGGGCACGCCCGGCTACCCCTGGTGCGCCGCCAGGCTACCGTCTTCAGCCGTTTAGTGTTGCCCCGTACCTAAAAACGTATTTATGCGTTTGACTGTCCGAGTAGTACCAGTTCGTCACGTTTTGCGGCGGGGGGACGGATGATCGACCGGGGCGTCCGCAGGTCCAGCTGTGCCGAGGTGAAGCCGGGAGTCGGCAGATGACCGCTGAGCAGGTCACCGACACCCTCGTACTCTCCAGAATCGCGGAATCGCTCGATGCTCCATCGGTCGCCATCGCCGCCGACCGCCAAGACGCTCTGCGGCGGGCCGCGGTCGCGGCCTGCGACGCCGCCGCCGCCGTGGCCACCGCGCTGGTGCTGGGTTGGCTCGTCGACTCGCTGCCGCTGCGCGAGGCGCTGGCCGTGCCGGCCGCGTGGACGCTCACGGCCTGGTCGATCGGCGCGTACCACCGCCGTCGACTGAAGATCCGGCTGTCCGACGTGCGGGCGCTGCTGCTCACGACCGTGGTCCTGTGGGCGCTGATCGGCGTCTGCTCGGCCGCGCTGCCGCTGACCGGCACGCGTCCGCTGATGCTGATCGCCGTCCCGGTGACCGCGCTCGGGGTCGGCGTCGGCCGGACCGCCCTGACCCGGCTGACGCCGGTCGGGAGCGCTCTCGCGGCCGCGCCGGTCGTCGTCTACGGCCCGCAGGAGGCGGTCGGCCGGTACTGCGCGGCGGTCAGCCGCGACCCGCGGGCACCGATCGTCGCGGCCGCCTGCGTGACCGACCGGGAGTGGGGATCGCTCCCGCCCGGCCTGCCGGCCATCGACGTGGACCCCGATCGAGCGGTCGACGCCGTCGTGGAGGCGGTCCGGTCGACCGGCGCCGACACCGTCGTGGTGGCCGGCGCCTGCGATCCGGACGCTCTGCGCCGGCTCTCCTGGCGGCTCGAGGAGCACGCGGTCGGCCTCGCCGTCACCCCGCTGTGGCCGGTCAGCCCCGATCGGGTGACCGTCCGGGCCTACGGGGACGCCACGCTGGTCGAGGTCGCACCGCCCCGGTACGACGGAGCCCGGCTGGCCGTGCGCTCGCTCGCCGACCGGCTGATCGCCGCGACCGCCCTGATCGCGCTCTCGCCGCTGATCCTGGGCCTGGCCGCGACCGTGAAGCTGACCAGCCCGGGGCCGGTCTTCTTCAGCCAGCTGCGCACCGGCCGGGGCGGCCGCCGCTTCCGGCTGCTCAAGTTCCGGACGATGGTCGCGGAGGCCGAGCAGCTCAAGGACGCGCTGGCGGACGCCAACCAGTACACCGCCGGGACGCTGTTCAAGGTGCGCGACGACCCCCGGGTGACCCCGATCGGCACCGTGCTGCGGGCGCTCTCCCTGGACGAACTCCCGCAGCTGGTGAACGTCGTCCGGGGCGAGATGGCGCTGGTCGGGCCCCGGCCCACGGCGACACCGCCGGAGCAGATGCCGTCGGACTACCGGCGCCGGATGCTGGTGAAGCCCGGGCTGACCGGGCTGTGGCAGGTCAGCGGGCGGTCGAACCTGCCTTGGGAGGAAGCCGTCCGGCTCGACCTGCGCTACGTCGAGAACCGGTCGCTGGCGATGGACTTCGACATCGCCTGCCGGACGCTTCCGGCCGTGCTGTCCCGGGACGGGGCGTACTAGCGGCTGCTCGGGGAGATCGACCGGGCGATGACCGCGGCCGGGTCGAACGGCACGGTCACCTCGTCGTCGAAGGGGTCGTCCAACGACGCCATCTCGACCGTGTCCTCGGGCGGGATCGGCCGGGGCAGTGCGGCCGTCGCCAGCAGGGTGCCCGGCATCGAGCCGGGCATCGGCCGGGGCCCCGCCACCGGCGCCGGAGCGGCCGGATACCGGCGACGGACGTACCAGCGCACCCCGGCCGCGGCCAGCAGCCCGACCACGATCGCCGCCACCGCGGCCCCGCCGAGCAGCGTCGCCTGGCTCGGCCCGGCCGGGCTGGTCGGCACCGTCGCCCTGGCCAGCATCCGCCCGGCCAGCACCGGGTCGGCCGACGCCCGCTCGATCACCAGCGCCGCGATCCGGTTGGCGGCCTGCGCCGCGGTCGCCGCAGCCGTCGAGGAGACCGTGATCGCGACGTTCGCGGTCGTCGCCGGCATCGTCACGCTCAGGCCGTTCTGCAGGTCGGTGGAGGGCACCCCGGCCGTCGCCGCGGCCTGGCGCACCACGTACGGCGACGCCGCGTACGCGACGTAACGGGGCACCATCAGCGTCACCGACGTCGCACTGACCGGCCGCTCCCCCACCGGGACGAACGCGATGACCGCCTGGGCCGACCAGGCCACCGGCCTGGTCACCACGTGCGCGGCCGACCCGGCCAGCACGGCCAGGGCGGCGACCAGGAAGAACAGCCAGCCGCGCAGCAGGAGCGGCGGATGGGGGTGGGGCACGTCAGCGGTCCTCTCGGTAATCGAGACTCGATGTCCCTTTTACGCCTTTTCAGTAGTTTGACTCATCTTTGTCATTTAGGCTGCCGACCCGTGGCACCGTTCCTCTCGTCCGGGACCGCTGGATCGGTCACAACGTCGGATCTCCCCGTGGCTGCGCTGGATGCGCTGGCCGGCCTGGGCGTCCGGCCGGAGTCGCTCGCGCCGGGCACGTTCGCCGGGCCGCAGCGCCCGCTCCGGCGCTTCCTCGGCGCCGGGCTCGTGCTGGAGGTGGCGACCGGCGAGTCCGGGCGGCTCCGCCTGGCCCGGGAGCTCTGGGGCCGCGGCTGGGCCCGCCAGGTCGGCGTCCCGACCGTTCCGGTGCTCGACGCCGGCGAGGACGGCAGCTGGCTGATCGCGGAGTGGTGGAAGCCGTCGCCACCATCCGGCGAGGACTTCCTCGACGAGGCGCTGACGGCCGCGCTCCGGATCGCCGGGTCGCCGCCGCCGGAGCCCGGTCCGCCGCAGGCGCTCTGGGTCTCCGACCGGCGGGCCGCTCCGATCCGGCTGGCCCGCGGGGTGATCGGCGGGGTTCCGACCCGGCCCTGGCTGGCCGCCCGGCGGGCCGCCGCCGCGCTGCCGACCGTGCCGGTCGCGCACGGCGACTTCTACCACCGCAACGCGCTCTGGTGCCCCGAGCGCGGCGGGCTGCACGTCGTCGACTGGGAGTACCTCGGGCCCGGGCCGCGCCACGGCGACCTGGTACGGCTCTGGACGCTGCTGCCCAGCCGGTCCGACCGGGACGCGCTGCTGACCCGGATCCTGGCGCTGGCGCCGGAGGCCGAGCACCGCGAGATCGGCGTGCTGGCGCTGTACCTGGCCCTCCGGCTGCTGGGCGAGAACGTCAAGGGGCCGCGCCGGGACCGGCACCGCGCGGACATCGACCATGCCCGCGCGATCCAGCCCGAGGCCCGGGCCCTTCACAACGCGCTGAGCTGCAGCACCTCGCCGTAAAGATCGAGCAGCCGGGACGCCGAGTCGTCGCCGATCGTCAGCGACGCCCGGCGGCGGCCGGCGTCGGCGGCGGCGCGGGCCGCCTCGGTGTCGCTGAGCACGGTCACGACCGCGCCGGCCAGCGCGGCCGGGTCCTCCGGCGGCACGATCCAGCCGGTGCCCGGCGGCACCGCCTCGGCCATCCCGTCCACGGCCGTGACGACGAGCGGCCGGCCCAGCGCCATCGCCTCCAGCGGCACCAGCGACATGCCCTCCCAGCGCGACGGGCAGACGACCACGTCGGACGCGTACATCCAGCTCAGCGCCGTCTCCCGGTCCACCGGGCCGGTGAACTGGACGCCCTCGGCACCGGCCCGCTCGACCGCCGCCTCCAGGGCCGGGCGGGCCACCCCGTCGCCGACCAGCACGAGCCGCGCGCCCGGCACCGCGGCCCGGACCGCCGGCCAGGCGTCGATCAGCACGTCCTGGCCCTTCTGCCGGGCCAGCCGGGCCGCGCACACCGCCACCGGAACGCCGTTCTCCAGGCCGAGTTCTTCGCGCACGGAAACACGCGGCCGGGCCCGGATCGGCTCCACCGACCCCGGCAGCACCGCGTTCGGCAGCACCTCCATCCGGCCGCTCAGGCCGTGCGCGATGCCCGTGTCCCGCTCCGCCGCGCTGACGCACACGACGACGTCGGTCCAGCGCAGCGCGTACCGCTCCCAGGCCAGCACCGCGCGCCGCAGGGCCCCGTCGACGGCCTGGAACGACCAGGCGTGCGGGCTGAACACGGTCGGCACCCGGCCGCGCAGCACCATCCGGCCGATCAGCCCGGCCTTCGCGCAGTGCAGGTGGACGACGTCGGGGCGGACGTCCTCGAGGATCCGCCGGAACTGCTGCGCCTCGGCGAGCATCCCCGGGCCCGGGCCGCGGACCGCCCGCCAGGTGACCACGTCGGCGCCCCGCGCGCCGGCGAGCGCGGCCAGGCGCCCGCCCGGACACGCCACCGTCACGTGGACGCCGTGCTTGGCCTGGTAGTCGACGTAGTCCCCCACGCAGTGGGCCAACCCGGTGTTCACCGCATGGGACACATGAAGAACCTGGACGGACGACACTAATAACCCTCCAGAGCACACAATGAGGTCGTTCTTGCTTTTATCAGCGTAAAGAGACTAAAACGACCCAGGCGACCCTGCCGGGAGGACAACACGATGGCGCTTTCCGCGATCACCCCGCCGCTGCGAGCTCTGGTCGTCACGCCCAGCGGCGTCCTCGGTGGAGCGGAGTCGTGGTTGCTGGCGATGCTCGACCACACCGAGCGGCTGGCCCCGTGGGTGGTGATGCTGGCCGACGGCCCGCTCCGCACCGAGCTGCTCGACCGGCGCGTCCCGACGATCGTCCGGCCGACCGGGCGCACCCCGGGCGCGCTGGCGACCGGCGCGGTCTGGCTGGCCCGCACGCTGCGCGAGCTCGATCCCGACGTCGTGGTCGGCAACGGCGTGAAGGCCCAGTGCGTCGTGGCACCGGCCGCGCACGCGGTCGGCGTCCCGTCGGTGTGGGTCAAGCACGACTACAGCTACGACCGGCGGCTGGCGCGCTGGCTGGCCAAGGCGTCCGGCCGGGTGGTGGCGACCGCCGAGGACGTCGCGGTCGCGGCCGGGCGGCCGGACACCGTCGTGATCACGCCGCCGCGCCCGGCCGACCCGGTCCCCCGGGCCGAGGCGGTCGACCACCTGCGCTCGCTCGACGTGCCGGCCGGCGACCGGTTGCTGCTGGCCATGCCGACGCGGCTGGTGCCGTACAAGGGCGTCGACACCGCGATCCGGGCCCTGGCGCAGCCGAACGCGGCCGGCTGGGACCTGCTCGCGGTCGGCCCGGACGACCCGACCCGCCCGGACGAGCGCGAGCGGCTGGCCTCGCTGGCGGCCGACTGGGGCGTCGCCGACCGGGTGCACCTGCGCCGGAGCATCCCGGCCGTCGGCCGGCTCCTCACCGGCGCGGACGCGGTCGCGGTGCTCACCCGCCCGGACGGTCCGCGGACCCCCGGGCGCGAGGGATTCGGCCTCACCGCGCTGGAAGCCCAGCTCAGTGGCGTCCCCGTGGTGGCCGTGGACGACGGGGGGCCGGTCGCCCGGCGGATCGGACCGCAGCCGGTCGGCACGGTCAGCGCGGTCAGCTCCTCGGCCGGGCTCCTGGTGCCGCCGGCCGATCCGACCGCGGTCGCGGGCGCGCTGGCCGCGCTGTCCGATCCGGCGATCCGGAAGGCGCTCGGCGCCGAGGGTCACCGGCGCTCGGCCGACCACCCCGACGCCGCCACCCAGGCGGCCCGGTTCGCCGCGCTGCTGGCCCAGGTCGCGCACCGGCCCGGCGCCGGGCTCGGCAGCCCCCCACCGATCAGCGTGGTCAGCCCGGTGCTCGACGAGGCCCGGGTGATCGACGGCCTGATCGGGACGATGGCCGCCCAGCTCGGCCCGGACGACGAGTACGTGCTGGTCGACGGCGGGTCGGTGGACGGCACCGCGGAGCGGATCGCGGCCTGGGGCGCCGACGACCGGCGGATCCGGCTGGTCCGGCACGGCGGCGGGACCATCGGGCACTCGCGCAACGTCGGGGTCGCCGCCGCCCGCCACTCGTTCATCGCCTGCACGGACGCCGGCTGCACGCCGTCGGCGAGCTGGCTGAACGGGTTCCGGGCGGCCGCGGCCGAGACCGCGGCCTCGGCGCAGCGCCTGCGTTCCGACGGCACCACGTACCCGAGCGAGCTGCCGATCGAGCTGTACGTCGGGGTGTACTCGGCCGCGGTCCGGCCGGGGTCCTGGTTCGAGCCCGCGATGGCCGCGATGAACTGGCCCGACCCGGTCGAGCTGCGTCGCCGGACCGCGCTGCGCGCGCTCTACGGACGGCTGTTCGGGCGCGCGTTCTCGGCCGCCCGGGTCGACGGCCGGTCGGTCGGGTTCACCCGGGACGTCTGGGCCGCCGCGGGCGGCTTCCCCGAGCACCTGCGGACGGCCGAGGACGAGGCGTTCGGCCGGGCAGTGCGGGAGATCGGGGCCCGGACCGCGCTCACTCTGGACGCCGCGGTGACGTGGTACCAGCGGCAATCGCTGCCGGCCGCGTTCGCGCAGTTCCGGGGCTACGGCCGGGGCGGCGGCACCGGCGGGTCGGGCTGGCTGCTGCGCCGGGACGCGATCCGGCTGGCCGGCTACGTCGGCGGGGCGGCCGCGGTGACGTGGGGTGGCCGGCCCGGGCGGGTGCTGACCGCGGTGGGGGCGGCCGCGTACTTCTCGCTGCCGCTGGCGCGGGTGGTTCGTCGGCGGCAGTCGCTGTTGGTGGTGCCGCTGGTGCCGGTGGCCGCGCTGGTCAAGGACGGCGCCAAGCTCGTCGGCACGGCCGAGGCGCTGGCCGCCCGGTTGCTGCGGCGCCCGCCGATCGCGCGGTTGCTGGGACGCCCGCCGGCCGCCTGGTTGGGAGGGAGCCCGGTGACCGCGCGGTTGCTGGGGCGCCCGCCGGCCGCGTCCGATCGCGGGGAGACCCCGCCGCCGGGGTACCGCGCCCGCCACCGGGCGCACGGGCCGCGGCTGGCCGCGCTTCCGGCCAAGCCGATCTCGAGCGTGGGGCCGATCTCGAGCGGGGGGCCGATCTCGAGCGGGGGGCCGATCGTGCACGGTGCGCCGATCGCCTCCGACGGATCCGTTTCGCACGGCGGGCCGATCTCCCACGGCCCCGGGCCGGACGGCCGGATTCCCGCCGCGGCCGGGCGGATCATCGAGGCCGAGCCGTGAGCCTGCTGTCGAAGTTCCGGGCCGATCACCTGCCGATCGCGGCGGTCGCGCTGGTGTTCGCGGCCCCGGCGGTCGGCGATCGGCCGATTCCCGGGGGCGGCGGCGAACTGCAGGTCGTCCACGTCGTCTGCGTGTCGGCGATCGCGGTCACCGGGCTGTGGGTGCTGGCCGGCCGGCTGCCGATCCGGTCGGCGCTGCGCCGGCCCGAGATCCGGCCCCCGCTCTGGTTCGGCGCCGGGCTCGTCGC contains the following coding sequences:
- a CDS encoding glycosyltransferase; protein product: MALSAITPPLRALVVTPSGVLGGAESWLLAMLDHTERLAPWVVMLADGPLRTELLDRRVPTIVRPTGRTPGALATGAVWLARTLRELDPDVVVGNGVKAQCVVAPAAHAVGVPSVWVKHDYSYDRRLARWLAKASGRVVATAEDVAVAAGRPDTVVITPPRPADPVPRAEAVDHLRSLDVPAGDRLLLAMPTRLVPYKGVDTAIRALAQPNAAGWDLLAVGPDDPTRPDERERLASLAADWGVADRVHLRRSIPAVGRLLTGADAVAVLTRPDGPRTPGREGFGLTALEAQLSGVPVVAVDDGGPVARRIGPQPVGTVSAVSSSAGLLVPPADPTAVAGALAALSDPAIRKALGAEGHRRSADHPDAATQAARFAALLAQVAHRPGAGLGSPPPISVVSPVLDEARVIDGLIGTMAAQLGPDDEYVLVDGGSVDGTAERIAAWGADDRRIRLVRHGGGTIGHSRNVGVAAARHSFIACTDAGCTPSASWLNGFRAAAAETAASAQRLRSDGTTYPSELPIELYVGVYSAAVRPGSWFEPAMAAMNWPDPVELRRRTALRALYGRLFGRAFSAARVDGRSVGFTRDVWAAAGGFPEHLRTAEDEAFGRAVREIGARTALTLDAAVTWYQRQSLPAAFAQFRGYGRGGGTGGSGWLLRRDAIRLAGYVGGAAAVTWGGRPGRVLTAVGAAAYFSLPLARVVRRRQSLLVVPLVPVAALVKDGAKLVGTAEALAARLLRRPPIARLLGRPPAAWLGGSPVTARLLGRPPAASDRGETPPPGYRARHRAHGPRLAALPAKPISSVGPISSGGPISSGGPIVHGAPIASDGSVSHGGPISHGPGPDGRIPAAAGRIIEAEP
- a CDS encoding exopolysaccharide biosynthesis polyprenyl glycosylphosphotransferase translates to MTAEQVTDTLVLSRIAESLDAPSVAIAADRQDALRRAAVAACDAAAAVATALVLGWLVDSLPLREALAVPAAWTLTAWSIGAYHRRRLKIRLSDVRALLLTTVVLWALIGVCSAALPLTGTRPLMLIAVPVTALGVGVGRTALTRLTPVGSALAAAPVVVYGPQEAVGRYCAAVSRDPRAPIVAAACVTDREWGSLPPGLPAIDVDPDRAVDAVVEAVRSTGADTVVVAGACDPDALRRLSWRLEEHAVGLAVTPLWPVSPDRVTVRAYGDATLVEVAPPRYDGARLAVRSLADRLIAATALIALSPLILGLAATVKLTSPGPVFFSQLRTGRGGRRFRLLKFRTMVAEAEQLKDALADANQYTAGTLFKVRDDPRVTPIGTVLRALSLDELPQLVNVVRGEMALVGPRPTATPPEQMPSDYRRRMLVKPGLTGLWQVSGRSNLPWEEAVRLDLRYVENRSLAMDFDIACRTLPAVLSRDGAY
- a CDS encoding glycosyltransferase, translated to MSHAVNTGLAHCVGDYVDYQAKHGVHVTVACPGGRLAALAGARGADVVTWRAVRGPGPGMLAEAQQFRRILEDVRPDVVHLHCAKAGLIGRMVLRGRVPTVFSPHAWSFQAVDGALRRAVLAWERYALRWTDVVVCVSAAERDTGIAHGLSGRMEVLPNAVLPGSVEPIRARPRVSVREELGLENGVPVAVCAARLARQKGQDVLIDAWPAVRAAVPGARLVLVGDGVARPALEAAVERAGAEGVQFTGPVDRETALSWMYASDVVVCPSRWEGMSLVPLEAMALGRPLVVTAVDGMAEAVPPGTGWIVPPEDPAALAGAVVTVLSDTEAARAAADAGRRRASLTIGDDSASRLLDLYGEVLQLSAL
- a CDS encoding phosphotransferase, translating into MAALDALAGLGVRPESLAPGTFAGPQRPLRRFLGAGLVLEVATGESGRLRLARELWGRGWARQVGVPTVPVLDAGEDGSWLIAEWWKPSPPSGEDFLDEALTAALRIAGSPPPEPGPPQALWVSDRRAAPIRLARGVIGGVPTRPWLAARRAAAALPTVPVAHGDFYHRNALWCPERGGLHVVDWEYLGPGPRHGDLVRLWTLLPSRSDRDALLTRILALAPEAEHREIGVLALYLALRLLGENVKGPRRDRHRADIDHARAIQPEARALHNALSCSTSP
- a CDS encoding aldo/keto reductase; this encodes MRSRQLGADGPNVSAVGLGCLALSWTQDDDVSIAVIRSALDHGVTFFDTADVYGSGHNEEIVGRALRRHRSEVTLASKVGLLPDPMRTEGSPQHIETAIDASLYRLGDDVIDLYYLHRVDPLVPLAETWGALADLVEKGKVRHLGLCEVTPEQAAEAHAIHPVSAVQSEFSLWMRDPLDSGVIDWCARHGAAFVPYAPLGRGPLTGAVTAADTDDGALSAIRLVAARHRATPAQVAIAWALAQGEHVIPIPGTKHRRYLQENVGAARLALEPDDLHALEPLLHR